The DNA sequence CAGAagctcattttatttatatgttgtgACTTCttttgagataaaaaaaaagataaaaaatgctGCTGCGATATCTAACTCTCCTTGACAATGACCATTTTGAATATTCTTGGAATATAGATAACGTATAACATTCATTGACCAAATTATCTTGACCCCTGCCCCCCTTATCGTGTTACATTGGCTTGGTGATAGTTTAAATTGGCAATTTCGACAAGTGTTATGAAATTTCATGATAATTATTACCCGACAGACTCAACAGGGTGATGTTTTTCACGCGTACATTTTTACCCGACTAAATCAGAAGCGTAATCGTTTGCATGTACTCATATTTGTAAGAATGACAATTCGATTTTGATCGATTTTAACGAGCGAGgtgtcatttatttatgttcttaCTGGGATACAGTCAGTCAGGTTTTTTCAGGTTTCTTATCAACAGTGCGCGTTTGATTCCTCAGCCAACGatatcataaattattacaatttcatataagtatattacaatacaaattacatcaatACAAGAGCGGATGATGTCTCTTTAAAGGCTTATTTGTGAACTCTCGACAATCCGGCCGACAAACGCATTCGAGTTCAAATTGAGCTCACgagattttttgtttgattatttaatttcgttttgATGTCCGAAATTagtatagtaaaaatataagtctGTATTCAAATGATCTTGACTTGACAGATAGTATTgtttgtagtaaaaaaaaataaagacttttAGACCATATTGttgacaaagaaataaattaagagaATGTACCTCTAGCCAACAAGCATTTATAAAGCTGTCAGTATAAAGTTTGATGAAAACTTCGacgaaaaaaattgaacatcgaTAAAGCTTTATCTAGTTAACTAAAGGTAATTTAATATGACAAGTGAATAGTACCGACAAACACAGGACCCTCAGCTTATCCGTTCCCAAATAAAACGATAAAGACAATCCGTCCCCTCCGGTTCAGTCAAATTGGGTAATTGCAATTTGCGCTCGCCCGCTTGCCAGCTTGCCCGCCTGTCGGCAGCGGCATAAACAAATTGTAACAACATCACGGTACTAGTCCAACTAAAAACACACTTCTACAACATTCCaacttatttatgtatgtctatgggcaggCAGCGATCACTTCACTTTTTAGCCATTTTAAACGGCCGCTCTCCCGTATATTGGAATACTATCTTCTAATCCACAGTATGGTTACCTTTGCTTCAACATTATTCGAATacgtatgtattttatatataaaaatgcaatcGTAAAAGCCGTTTTCGGGATGGCCGTATGTTTAAGTGTAAAGATTTAAGGAAAATTTAGGTGACATAATTTAGCAATTAAACTCTTTAGAAACTAAATTGGTAACATGTAAGGTGTTAAATCTAACGAACTTAAGTTACGTTCAAAAAGCTTATTTCtctaaattaagtaaaatctacattaagggccaattttaaaatgtccaAGTAAGTTCTGAATAAACGACTTAGAACCTATTTGTCAAATAAACCGTCAAATCGAACTATTTTCTTATTTGCCTATACGTACCTATGTACGTAGTACGTATTATGtgccttttattttatttgttattatctaGCACTTTACTtggattttgttattttttagacAATGTAAGTTAATTACACTAACATTAACTTAATCTATTAAATGTTGCTTATAAATCAACAAGCTACGAGTAATTGTACCAATAATCGTTatcaacaattaattaaacaaacaaaataattaataacctaACATTATAATTGTAAGCCAATTACTTACTATCTCTAATAAACAACGAGAGGTCAAAGTACAGTGGTCGAGCTATGCGATAGATAGTTCCGGGTCTTTCTAAGCGACCTATTAGTGACTCAGTAGGTACATCTGTACGGGGATATTCCTAGGACTAACTGATAAGCTATTGCAAATCAAACACAATAACATGACACctgagttttttaattaatttttcatctcTTGATAATTGAAGATTTGATAATCTTTTCGTATTTGTTACAGATAAATGCTCGCTGTCATGTCAAGGatgtaagtataaatattaattggaTTGATAAACCGTACCTTCTGGTTACGTTTCAAGCAAGAAATAAAATGCCctataactaatattttaaaaattgtccaGTAGTTTAACAATTCGGACCAAGGTCGAAAAAATCTACAgttcaagttatttttaactggTACATTTTGACTTTAGCTTCATCATCACCAACGTTTCTACCCGGCCACACGTACAACTATGGCGTGGACGGCGCCGTCTCTGTGTTTGTGACGGGAGCCGAGAAGCAGCAGACCGGCGTCAAGATCTTCGGCCAGGTGTCGGTCAGCGCGCAGGGCAACTGCGGGTACTCGCTCAAAGTCAACTCCATGACCATATCTGGTCCCGACGGCAAGGTACGGTAGCTTTGCAGCATTTTACTGATTTGTTTTATGGAAATGAACTTCCGCACTATGAATTATCTGTGTAGTTTCGTGTTAAGGCTTGAAATGACTTAAATCATTAGGTAGTCCGAACAgcatatgatttttttttcagatcttttaattacttattgtatcaaaattcaaatgtattctCTTTTAAAGACTACTTTAAGGCACATATGCTACAAAATCATCAAACTCTTGTGTCAATTAttctaaaacaatatttttctctgtACAGAAATACCCGTGCCCGAATGGCATTGACAAGGTGGTGCGGTTCAGTTTGCAAGAGGGTCGCGCTGGCGCTGAGATCTGCGCGGAAGAGGGAGACACGCGCCGCTCGCTCAACATCAAGCGTGCTATCATCTCGCTACTGCAAACTGAGCAAAAACCTTCAACTCAGGTATATTTCCTAGTAGActtttgaaatagaaatattatatggATGAACTTGAGGAAGATAGGTGCAATTATTgtagaaaaaataagaaaatttgttCGAAGATAGTCTAAACATAGAGTCTGTAGACAACTAAACGAAGTACCAAATCGGTAAAACACATATAATTGAGAGTAAGCTTAAGCCACGCgtataaatagatttaaaagaaGAGAGATGAGAGCGTCCAACTAGTTCCAAATGTAGGTTTCACGAATAATGATTGTATATTTTGCTATAGTAATGTGTTGTGTGTGGTTATACAGGTAGACGTGTTTGGTTCGTGCTTCACGGAGGTGTCGGCGTCGCAGGAGGGCGGCGCCACACTGCTGCACCGCAGCCGCGATCTCTCCCGCTGTGCACACCGCGAGCAGGGCCGCAACGACTTCATCACCGCCGTCTACAACCCGACTGCTGTATGTACTTTTCTATCTATTATTACTATTCATTAGATGTTATGGTAAGTAAAGTGTTGCTGTTCTCAAAAACCTTCGTCTTAAAGTCAACGACTGATTGTTAATTGATATATGATTTCGCTAAACTCTTGCTGTTTATTATCAGGAAATCAAGAACACTCAGGTGCTCCAATCAACTTTGAACGTGGAATCAAAGGTGAACAATGGCGTACCTGAGAAGATATCCGCCACCGAAGAGTACCTGTACAAGCCATTCTCCGTTGGAGAGAACGGCGCGCGTGCAGAGGTCCTGACTAAACTTACGCTCACTGGAACAACACAAGGCGGTGCTAACCCAGGTAAAAGAGTGCATCTCAGCAACAATCGTTGTACCATAATAAGTTCCCTATTtaataaggtaaaaaaataatttgtaaagcACTAACTTTTGgagttttattcaatattgtaattttttcaagGTGGTCTCAAACTTTTAGCCGGCAGTGTATTTGCTAGCACTCCTTTATAGCAAAAcaataatactaaattaatttataggcAACTGTCCTGAGCGACGTACTATTATCTTCGAGAATCCGCACGGCGCCGTGTCTGAACAGAGCAACCTGAGGAACGCTCTCGATGCACTGAAAGAAACGAGCAAGTACTTACAATCTGAAGCCTCTGAGAAATCTGCCGGAAAATTCGCTCAAGTTGTCAGAGTAAGTAAATCTGATTTATTACACTGaatggaaaaaataaagaagaagaagataaCCACTTCACGGCAATATTTTTcactgtagaaaaaaatacgaaatatCTCAGTGTAAAAATAGAACTATAAGACAAGCTTTAATCTTGATTTTAGGTCCTTCGTAACACCAACAAGGATGATTTGATGAAGCTTTTCAACCAAGTAAAAGGAAACAGCTTAGAAAAGTAAGTATATCAACATTAATACAcacttgaaatttttattttctcaaaTATGACcgatatttaaaacttttgaacTTCATAGACGAGTGTTCTTGGACGCTCTTCTCCGAGCTGGCACCGGCTACAGTATCGAGGCCTCTATTCAGATACTCAAGGGACGGGAACTGTCAGGTCTGGAAGAAAAACTCGTTTTTCTTTCTCTCGGCAACGCGAGACACGTCAATGATGAAGCCATGAAAGCGGCTGCTGtaagtatatataattaagacaaatagattcacaataaaaaaatatatttgctaaTCTGAATTACGATAGTTATACTCGTACTTCAGGTCTAACGCATTCTATAAATTTGTGATTAGAGGAAATGACTACACATAAGTGATGATGTTgaatgaaacatatttttcccTGCAGACCGTTTTGGACCGTGCTAACATTCCCAAAGAAGTGTACTTGGGCGTCGGGGCTTTAGCGGGCGTGTACTGCAAAGAGCATAATTGTCATTCGAGCAAGTCTGAAGGCATCGTCGCACTCAGTAAGAAATTGGCTGCTAAACTACAAAACTGCAAGCCTAAGACCAAAGTCGAAGAGGATTACGTAAGTTTAACTAGACACCAAATTTCTTTTCGTCAAATTTCAAAACGTCAGGGAAGCTTAATTAATGACaagaattattgtaaaatcttgtttatttacggTTCGTGTCTCTCTTATTAGTTGTTAATGTACGGTTGGTaacttatttagtaaaatgGTTACTGTAGGTGGTTGCCGCGCTGAAAGGTATTAGAAATATCAGGCACTTGGAGGACAATCTCGTGGACAAGTTGGTGCAGTGCGCAGTCGACCACAGCGTTAAGGCGCGTGTGCGGGTCGCCGCTCTTGAAGCTTTTCTAGCTGACCCTTGTGCTGCTAAGGTAAAATACACACTTTCACCATTAATTGTCACCAATCGCTTAGTATTAGCTTTATTAGCTTTATTTTGTGCTCTAAATTTTGttacagttttaaaacaacGCAATTCTTCATCAAATATTAGTtcgttacaaaataaaaatgtatcataaTGTTATCTTGCAGATTAAAAAAGCTGGTCTGGACTTAATGAAGAATAGACAACAGGACTCCGAGATCCGCATAAAGGCATATCTCGCGGTTATCGGCTGTCCATGTGGCAAGTCCGCCAGTGAGATCAAGAACCTTCTAGATTCTGAGCCCGTACATCAAGGTGAGAACAGAGTACTAAATACAATAcctaatacataatattgacTGGTAAAAAtaagggtccttcaagaattGAGCGTATCTCTATGCGCGCTTTACGAATGTCTATCAGCGTCGATAATATCGTatgtgttcccgctgctcgatTGCccctttatattataaaataactaaagttttttaaggagcaatttttttaaattaaatttccttGCCGTTTTTAGTGGGCCGTTTCATCACCACATCGCTGCGTCACATCCGCTCGTCTGCCAACCCTGACAAGCAACTGGCGCGCCTCCATTACGGTCAAATCGGAACGCCGAACAAGTTTAACGTCGATGACAGGTATATAGCAAAACTCTGGtttaatgaaatgttacaacTCTCTTGAGTGGAGGAAACTAGGAAATTACTCATCTTCATATGAAATgacttaatatgtaaataacatGTAAATCTTCtacaatattacatattaaaataaaatcatttgttACATTAGGAAATATTCTTTCTACCGCGAGGGATCGTTCAACCTGGACGCTTTGGGCGCTGGCGGTAGCGTGGAGCAGACCGTCATCTACTCACAGGACTCCTTCTTACCGCGCTCCGCCAGCCTCAACCTCACCGCTGAGGTCTTCGGCCACAGTCTCAATGTGCTCGAGGTATAGCCAATGAAgtactaaattaatatacttaGTTTTCTTACAAAAGTTGCAACGAAGATAATATGGTATCGGAATTTATACTTTGGGAGGTAGGTGGCTCAGGGATTaataagcacttgacttgcaataagcaggtcctgggttcgaatctcgccatgtaccaatgtgtttttcgatttacatatgtacatttccATATATCACTTGCATATaaacatcatgatgcaacctgcacatatctgagaagaaacaCAATggtatgtgtgaagtcaaccaacccgcactgggccagcgtggttgattatggcctagtcacccccaACTTGGGTAGCTTCCGAGCCTCTCTCCTGAGGACGTAGAGGGGATgttgatttataaattcactCTACATTTCAGATGGGTTAGTTGcgtctatatttattaaatggatTAATGGATATTATATGGagaatgacattttataacttgttTCTAGATTGGAGGTCGTCAAGGTAACCTGGACCGCGTGATCGAACACTTTCTGGGACCTAAGGGTGTACTGCGCACGCAGAAGCCGCAGGAGATCTACGACAGTCTGGTTGAGCGCCTGGAGAAGTCCAAGGACAAGGTGGAGCACGGTATCGTGCGACGCCGGCGCTCCATGAAGAGCGAAGTTGATAACTTTGACAAGAAAGTAAGTAGTAAAGTAACCTTTACTTTGTAACCTTCTTGAATTATAAGACAGATCGAAGCTGCACcaattaagaaattttatgtcaaagttttgtattgtctaattttttattaatgttttcctTGTATTCGTAGATCAAAGCAGAGTCAGTGCCGTACAACAACGAATTGGACCTGGATGTGTACCTAAAGCTGTTCGGCACCGACGCGGTGTTCCTCTCGCTAGGTGATGACAAGGGCTTCAACTTCGACCACCTCCTCGACCAGCTCATCAGCGTGCTGCACGACGGCGTCAACAAGGTCAAGAACTTCCAGGTACGACCAATGCTATAAAGCATAAGACCCTAGAATGTCATTgtctttttcaatttgataTTATGAGTCAGGCTTCAGCAGGTAGAAATGACCAGATCCTATGTCTTACAGAACGAGCTCCGTGGACACCTTCTCTTCTTGGACGCGGAGTTGGCTTACCCTACATCGACCGGTCTGACCTTGAAGCTGGACTTAGTGGGCGCGGCCACCGCGCGCGTCGACGTCGCCACCTTCATCGACATCCGCCAATGTATCAAGAGCCCTGAGAACGCAAAAGTCGATATCAAACTCGTCCCCTCCACCGACATTGAGGTGTCTGGCGCGATGATGATCGATGCGGACGCCGTCAGTACTGGACTTAAAGTGGTCACCAACTTGCACTCATCAACAGGCGGACATCTCATCGCAAAGGTAAGAACTCTTAACAGTCTTATTAAAGAACACGAATATTTCTCGACaggaacaaaaaaaagtattgtcGTTGTGGAATTGTATTGTACCGAATAAGGAATTTCATTAACacttatatgaaaattataataagattAAGAAAGatctaaattgttttttttagatgaTCGAGAACGGCCAAGGATTCGACATTAACTTCGGTCTTCCTGTAGAGAAACAAGAAATAATCGTGGCCTCCAATGAATTGGTGTACTTTACTGCGGAGAAAGGTCAGATGGAAAAGGTGACTCCGGTAAAAGTTGATGCGCAGAATAAGGAGTACAAGGGCTGCTTCGACCAGTTGTCTGACATCATTGGACTTACTTTGTGCGGCGAGGTGTCAGTTCCTTTCACAGTATCAGGTAATTAACcattttttcttcatttaaaaaaagctaatACCTTGAATACAACGGTGActctataaatttatataattttaggaCCAGAAGCGCAAACATCGATTTCCAAATTCCTAGCTCGCTACCCGCTGACCGGACCGGCGTCTGTGAAGCTCGTTTTAGAGAAGAACAACCTGCGCGGCTATCACGTCAAGGGCGTGCTGCGTAGGGACGGCAGGGCAGGAAAATACGGAGTGGAACTTCTTTTCGACGCACAAGGCTGTAAAACTGGCCGTATACAATTCAACGGTGACGCGGTCTATTCTAACGAAGAGAAATCCTTGAGATTGGCTTTGGATTCGCCTTTCAAAGTTATCAACGGTGAAGTGGCTCTTTACACTAAAGCAAATAGGGAATATTCACTAATGGCCAAAGCTAAGGCGGACGAACTAGAGTACTACGGCAGGTTAGGGTTCGACGCGCACCGGGAAGGTTCCAACAGTGTTTACAAACCGGTCTTTGAGTATTCCTTGCCGGACAACAAAGGAAAGCAAGTTGTTAGAGTAGATGGTCAGATCATCCACGACACGAGAAGTAATGAAGTCAAATGGAATCTAAGGAACATCAACCTCGTCTTCGTCCAATCAAACGACCCTCTCGACTTGAACGGGCAGTACAAGCCGGTTCCTAATGGCTACGACTTGGATATGAAGGGCAAGATGGGTCAACACACCATACTCTTCGGCTCTTCGCTCAAGAACTCTGAATTCAAAGTTGAATTCCAAAACACTCTAAACCCTTACATCAACTTCAAAATCAATGCCCACATTGAAAACAATAGAGAGGTTAGTTAGCAGCTTACTTTAGTCaataatattacttacttTATAACATAGAAGTTTactaattagatttttttggtatataaGGTAATCCACAACGACATTGACCTGTGGTACAGTGGTGATCTTCGTAATTCCGAAAATCGTGTAACTCTAAACCAATTCTACAAACGATACGAAGACTCAAAAGAATTTAGCATCATCACTAAGAACAAATGTAAGTAGCCCTTTActttatgtcaaaaataaaagattttctgCACGAGATAAACTACTTAAAACTATGTGGTAAAATATATCacttgtttaatataattttttaatcataaaaaaacatgtttcaagcttattgttatgaaattttaaatatatagtttttttcctTTCAATTTGCTTTTAGTTGAAATTCACTGCCTTCCATTGAAAGCAAAAATAGAGGCTCAAATAGACAGCAAGAAAGTTGATATCGAACTGGAAGGTCAATATATGAACCGTAAAGCGGAATTAGACTTAGAGGCTAGAACTCACGTCAAGAAACCTGGAGACTACAGCCTGAAACTGAAAGCTGAAGTGGATCGCCAAGGCGTGGAAGCCTTCGCTAAAAGAGATATCGTATCCGCTGATAAATCTAACTTTGAAAACTACATTACTGTCAAGGGCGTAGGAAAATACGAACTGTCAGGAGTAGTGCTACACAGAAATAAGGCTAATGACATGAATGTAGGCGCTGTCGGACATCTCAAGATCTCTGGTGGTGGAAAGAACGAAGATATCAAGTAAGTAGACAACAAATATTGGTTATCCAtagattttaaatcaaaatcacACTTATTCAGTATAATATACTATCTGCAAATATGTAACTTTTGCGTATTTCCTAGGTTTGATTTCGGAGTAATTGAAAATGCGAACCTTTACTCTTCGCACGGGAAACTTTCTTCCAACAAGGGAGAATTCCTGGACTTCCTCTTAAAGGTGACCCGCGGCGCTAATGCCAATGGACAGCTGAAGTTCATCCTTAAAGACTCCATCTCCGCTAATGGACAGTTCAAAGTGACTGACAATGATGGCAAGGGCAATGGAATGATCATTGTTGATTTCCAAAAGGTATGCAGCAGATTTTTGTAATGCTAGATGCATTGctttataatgtatataattttattcgcttattattttatcaaatttcttattatgaatgaaatgtaacattaataaacaGAATCCAGTTAACAATATTCTCCaggtaataataaatcaattgttattttagaCACAACGTAAAATCAAGGCCGACGTCAAGTTCGTGGTGAAGGACCCCGTGTACAACGCCGATTTTGACATCTTCCTCAACTTTGAGAAGGACAACAATGACAAAATTCACATCAGCACCAACAACAAGAAAACTGAAAAATCCATCGATTCAAAGTAagcaaattttattgtatcttTCTAacagacttttatttaattaaagataagttcttgacatttaaaagaaatataatcaTAGTAAAACTATCAATTAAGATGCTATATAGATGAATTTCGATTAGACAGAACTAAGTAACCACGTCTTTGCAGGAACAAAGTAGAGTACGCCGGCAAGAGGACAGAGGTCAACGTACACCAGAGTGGAGACCTAGACTCCGGCAAGGCCAACGCTAACGTGGAAGTGGTGTTGCCGACTGAGAGGTGTCTCAACTTGAAATTTAACCGAGATTTTACTGAGAAGGACGGTGTAAGTTTAACCGCCGCACTCTTTAGTTTGTACTTTTCTTTAACTTGATTAATATCACTTGATATATCTTACAGACTCTAAATGGTAACGCTGAGCTAACTTTAACCGACTCTGAACGCCGCGGCGCCGCTGGCTCCAGCTTCACCTACACGGGCAAAGTCACAAACACCAACTACGACAAGGATACTTTGGACTACGAGGGTCAAATTGTACTTCGCCTGAAGAATGGCAAGAATCTTGTGAAGGCATTCACCTTGAAGAACATTCCCACTGGAGATGGAAAATTCAAGGGCGATTTCaaggtataattttaaattctacttagtactattatttgttattataaatttagatgtaaaataaactagatacgtaattaaaagaaaacaatgatattaataaacaatggtATAACCGGCTATAAATAGTTGCGGTCCAAACACGATCAGGTTGTTTTCAAGAGTGCAATGAATAGATATTTACTAAGGTAGCCTAACCCTCTATCTACATCTCCAATTGACCAGGTGGGATCGTGGTTAAGTACTCGTTCAGACGTTATAACACTCTTCAAAGCTTCGTTCacgggttaagcacttgactgcATGCGTCAtgtacaaatttgtttttcgatttacatatgtacatttatctgacgttcttgcGGTGAaggaaacatcgtgatgcaacctgcacatatctgcaaagagatttaaagatatgtgtgaaataAACCAACtcacactgggccagcgtggttgattatAGCCTTGTTACCCCTGAGCCCCTCAGTTGGGATGTATATtgaactgatgatgatggtgaCGGCAACTCTTCAAGGTTCTCATGTGTGATGTAACATTCAGATTGACGTGACGGGCAACCTGATACCGAAGCCGGCCTCGCTGACCGGCAGCGCGACTTATAGCGATAACGTGCTGGATGAGACTTACCGGCTGAAGGGCAACTACGGCGGTGATATCGGCCTCGAGGTCGTAGGCAACTGGCTGCTCAACACCGACGGCGGTGTTAAGaagtatgtattaatattttatataataatccattaatttaataagcaGTAGCTAGTAAAATAGAAAGTCAGTAAACAGTAAATCTCTTTGTTTCTCTCtctgacattaattttatgataaatgaTCGGTAAATCAAGAAAGAGTGTAAATGGATAGATCTGCGACGAAAGTTATTTTCTTACTGTTATTTGGAATAATTATCCTTTGTCACAGATACGTCGATGACAGCACTGTAAGCCTGAGACTTCCGTTTGAGAAGGCTCATGACATCAAATGGGTATCGACCGTACAATTCATACAACCAGAAAAGAACGACTTTGCCGAGGTGAATAACTGTCTTGAACTcacatgtaattaataaagatgACGATCTACCGTTTTAAAatcctttaataattttgactaATTGGATGTTTTCTCGTACAGTTTACTGTGATGGAATCAATTCAAGTTAACAGTgatgtttacaaaattgacTCGACCGGTAAAGTGTCCCTCGATAATGGCAACGCGGAGCTCAAGGTGCTGGTGCCCCACCACGACCCGCTGGTCATCCACGGCAACTACCAGCTTTCCTCAAAGAGTAAGTATAAGTACTAGTAGTAGTAAAGGTTTAACTTTAAGTGCCAATCAATCAATCTATACAATtgctgaaattaaaaagtaccttgtgttattttgaaagtggGAAGTGGATATAATTCACCTGTAATTAAACTT is a window from the Papilio machaon chromosome 23, ilPapMach1.1, whole genome shotgun sequence genome containing:
- the LOC106711288 gene encoding apolipophorins, encoding MGTNRISYTTLSVLIIFAVLWRPAYTDKCSLSCQGSSSSPTFLPGHTYNYGVDGAVSVFVTGAEKQQTGVKIFGQVSVSAQGNCGYSLKVNSMTISGPDGKKYPCPNGIDKVVRFSLQEGRAGAEICAEEGDTRRSLNIKRAIISLLQTEQKPSTQVDVFGSCFTEVSASQEGGATLLHRSRDLSRCAHREQGRNDFITAVYNPTAEIKNTQVLQSTLNVESKVNNGVPEKISATEEYLYKPFSVGENGARAEVLTKLTLTGTTQGGANPGNCPERRTIIFENPHGAVSEQSNLRNALDALKETSKYLQSEASEKSAGKFAQVVRVLRNTNKDDLMKLFNQVKGNSLEKRVFLDALLRAGTGYSIEASIQILKGRELSGLEEKLVFLSLGNARHVNDEAMKAAATVLDRANIPKEVYLGVGALAGVYCKEHNCHSSKSEGIVALSKKLAAKLQNCKPKTKVEEDYVVAALKGIRNIRHLEDNLVDKLVQCAVDHSVKARVRVAALEAFLADPCAAKIKKAGLDLMKNRQQDSEIRIKAYLAVIGCPCGKSASEIKNLLDSEPVHQVGRFITTSLRHIRSSANPDKQLARLHYGQIGTPNKFNVDDRKYSFYREGSFNLDALGAGGSVEQTVIYSQDSFLPRSASLNLTAEVFGHSLNVLEIGGRQGNLDRVIEHFLGPKGVLRTQKPQEIYDSLVERLEKSKDKVEHGIVRRRRSMKSEVDNFDKKIKAESVPYNNELDLDVYLKLFGTDAVFLSLGDDKGFNFDHLLDQLISVLHDGVNKVKNFQNELRGHLLFLDAELAYPTSTGLTLKLDLVGAATARVDVATFIDIRQCIKSPENAKVDIKLVPSTDIEVSGAMMIDADAVSTGLKVVTNLHSSTGGHLIAKMIENGQGFDINFGLPVEKQEIIVASNELVYFTAEKGQMEKVTPVKVDAQNKEYKGCFDQLSDIIGLTLCGEVSVPFTVSGPEAQTSISKFLARYPLTGPASVKLVLEKNNLRGYHVKGVLRRDGRAGKYGVELLFDAQGCKTGRIQFNGDAVYSNEEKSLRLALDSPFKVINGEVALYTKANREYSLMAKAKADELEYYGRLGFDAHREGSNSVYKPVFEYSLPDNKGKQVVRVDGQIIHDTRSNEVKWNLRNINLVFVQSNDPLDLNGQYKPVPNGYDLDMKGKMGQHTILFGSSLKNSEFKVEFQNTLNPYINFKINAHIENNREVIHNDIDLWYSGDLRNSENRVTLNQFYKRYEDSKEFSIITKNKFEIHCLPLKAKIEAQIDSKKVDIELEGQYMNRKAELDLEARTHVKKPGDYSLKLKAEVDRQGVEAFAKRDIVSADKSNFENYITVKGVGKYELSGVVLHRNKANDMNVGAVGHLKISGGGKNEDIKFDFGVIENANLYSSHGKLSSNKGEFLDFLLKVTRGANANGQLKFILKDSISANGQFKVTDNDGKGNGMIIVDFQKTQRKIKADVKFVVKDPVYNADFDIFLNFEKDNNDKIHISTNNKKTEKSIDSKNKVEYAGKRTEVNVHQSGDLDSGKANANVEVVLPTERCLNLKFNRDFTEKDGTLNGNAELTLTDSERRGAAGSSFTYTGKVTNTNYDKDTLDYEGQIVLRLKNGKNLVKAFTLKNIPTGDGKFKGDFKIDVTGNLIPKPASLTGSATYSDNVLDETYRLKGNYGGDIGLEVVGNWLLNTDGGVKKYVDDSTVSLRLPFEKAHDIKWVSTVQFIQPEKNDFAEFTVMESIQVNSDVYKIDSTGKVSLDNGNAELKVLVPHHDPLVIHGNYQLSSKNDVKGIEAEVQARYGKIKRDVKLIVKAPPRELDLLLVATAPEAEKLKKLELKVNNKNPAPNTYSNVVTIQADDRVYKTESIVVYSRTQPLFDLKYTSPSTTKPSRLYVKGETISSSHGKLELKVENIKDVDIDVTCEGNVQKENVNFKGQANSAAFGLKNYNIEISSKDDGSGKRLEFHAVNDNKNLLSGSTSFISKQEGSKTIIEGSGSIKVKEDQKPANFKYIRTILSDGSETFLNLAIGERSYVAESRVTELEYKTSYLYCEEKKQCANIDLHSKINVIKPGHIEHLVNVDFDLRKLGFAPEFGLQISNEFSEQMLPKYLLDLHVNKNDKKYHMHVYCKPETGLIPAGITVTIPTRILALESQLRYSPSGVLLFPIHGEVALYPDKNRPQQKTAARVNINADTSDSHSSAVAEFGLSHPKLGEELTLKVYTKLDRPQENSLKIETSAVLSHNCFGGKRESKVCLEVNPTHLKFTFDTPLVSVINLEGSAIMKDNLQQGDVKFSLLEGKPVQMHAVARDFQYYEFTTGYSDESERKLSIIGHLQPEKRVDVSVDIVLPGHKKSIAHGALYLQDNVVKSDYGLSKENFNYFVNALKKDLTNLQERVKELGEKNSEEFKRTLDRIKPTFKRLEQSYKEDLEKLVHEITNDETLKEISEALHYVAHFLAKIIDDLLRVTKPMVDKITDLVTDLAEKTKTMYVTQLEPQIKELYANIAAIVNEYFDGLLDTAAHFAALVIDFFERHKPEIEELTNTLTEIFKDLTKLLVAQMKEWRIKLSQIFEELSRQVSDLPIVGILREKWQELAVPEQAIGFLRQAQEQIRQVLPTEDAKNFSDELFNYICKKLQQEKIDEVASLRVLYEKLALAVTSLVQFVRSGLANAGISLQPTFTPMSLPSFAPLSLPSWGGGASASLFTQLLRGDLPDPLAIIRAYRPRSLNPLDEIPAKLRAVVVNGQHIFTFDGRHLTFPGSCRYLLAHDHVDRNFSLVLQLQNGAPKSIILEDKNGVTIEIKDNGQIALNGANHGFPVIEKDSFGFRQPNGNLGLGTEYGLMVYCYGKLEVCYIEVDGFYLGKLRGLLGDGNNEPYDDFRMPNGKISTSESEFGNAYRLAGSCAAAAVPEHSHHQLHHMQLPAACEMVFGGTSPLRPLSLLLDIAPFRQACIHAVSGESEEAVRQACALGRGYAALALSGLLPAVLPPRCVSCTDADKEHNVGDTYELKLPAKQADIVIAVETTVGNEKNYKELLVPLVSQLIDALKKSQIGDIKVYLVGITSKFPYPILYDTDLKLKNAKVQFTDKSRYEQIEMIKTGYERIDAVEEKAVNLFDYIRKSLGITNVIAGYRSLLELPLRPGAVKHSISLVSDHCQKQDLLLSTFWSALYSTLYKESAHTHSIITNTPGLADGNDKLKNAAGYTKHSVLICGDKKHKDTEALRATIKPTDNECINFVESTDGFVFSASNYEAMNPGMQKQFLQTAAGAISKEMLREVLVQECTCTYVDPFRVRSVCFTKERKEAARRRK